GGACAGAAGTATTTTAGAAAGTTAGCTTTATTTAAGCAGAACTGCGTGAGTACTCAATGACTTACACTTAGTAATTCCATTTTCTTTAATATCGCTTGATGCTGTTATTCTTGATTTTTTGAACCTATGAATACTCTTTACAAGTTTATCTATTTCACTTCGATTCTTGATAGCAGTTACAGATTGGCAATCTGAATAAATTGGTTTTATATAAGTAACCTCATTTTTTTGTATGACAATATTATAATCTGTATCTTTGAAATGCCTTTTAAGTGCTTCATTTAAGGCAATCCAGCCTGATGTTATAGAAGCCATAGAAGATGAACCGCCAAACAATGATCCATTGTGATTGCAATTTTTTTCAATATTTGCAACAGTTGCCTGAGCGAAAGGGATAGTTCAGTTGTTGCATTATCAGCAACAACTGCCATCACGTCTAATTGTCCAACAGCCTGTTGGACAAATTCTAATAACTAATTGTTCAAGAGGTTCTTGCACAAACGGGCTGGCATATTTATGCCCCTTTCCGCGATAACTTGAATTTAAGCCGATAAATTCTGTCCCTGATTTATCGGC
The Photobacterium sp. GJ3 DNA segment above includes these coding regions:
- a CDS encoding YiiD C-terminal domain-containing protein, which translates into the protein MFGGSSSMASITSGWIALNEALKRHFKDTDYNIVIQKNEVTYIKPIYSDCQSVTAIKNRSEIDKLVKSIHRFKKSRITASSDIKENGITKCKSLSTHAVLLK